The Sabethes cyaneus chromosome 3, idSabCyanKW18_F2, whole genome shotgun sequence DNA window ttaaagttttttttggagTGGGGATAACTACTAAAGATAAAGGTACAGTATTCGATTCTGTTTTGCCCGCAAATATATTAATCTGATGAATAGATTAAGTTCACTTTTGtttgacaaaaatcaatattaaCAATGTGTATGGTAATAAGATAGGATGGAAAACCTGGAGCAGCTTAAAATCAAATATAGACGACTTTTTGAAATCCAATATAACCTGTGACGTTATAACGGAGAGGCTAAAATCTCTtaaatagagtagggcggggcataagtgcgatgtttgaagttgtcaatTTTTGTGAGTTATAAAGAAAgacaatataatataatatattatatAGTGACGCAGTAACTCAGTGTAATAAATTCTTTTTTCCCCTGATCAAGtgctgattcgcacttttaccccactagcggggcaaaagtgcgaagctcgaatacatgaaattagcacaacagtagctagcaaaaccatattatctttaatctgcggtatgtttcggtaacgaatattctcaatttgcacctttcctattttgcgctggtgcattgcagcctccgttagatcgaaacatttccaaacatttgttttttgtttcatcagcggaaaaacattgttttctttcGGCCAAcgtctgtagagcacacagttttctgcagatcttccatttctagtatctgtaatatagtgcctaaagctgtatataattagctatacatttttgcctcgtccatgaatcgcacttttgccccgtccgtgaatcgcacttttaccccgctaggcgcttgacgggattagattaaattacggaaaagcgatatatattttgtaaattcttttcactgtattttcaaaaaagatatgtgagtgacgtaaaacgctgctataaattttcaacaagtaatatcctcctgttgatatcgtatttgccatataacgaaaaattacataaaaccgCCCTAatataacatttgcacataactcagcaactatgctttgtaagcaaccaaagtttacgttaaattcaagctgtcaaagtagtcaccctaGTAGTCacttactcggaatctgcaccgataaatcattgaatcacacttttaccccaccTTACTCTATTATCGAACAAAGATGAAGAGTTCGCAAATGCATAGCTTCAACGTTTCGCTCGAAATGACTCACTCCAACCttcttaagcggggtacgctgctgaaaagtaatgggtaaaaagataggacaagaaatgctcaagaaatcgatttcgtttacgatttcttaagcagtacgcacttcataagaaatattatttcacgttcagatggcgcagttttacatacaggtgaattaaaacgtcacttttccgtacggaataatatccggcgcaattattaccacaagaaaaaatgacaggtggttgcttgcattggagttgtcaaaatttcttcggtaaatagcaagattttttcttgagctgttttcttttcagtagcgtaccccgctttacggTGAATCTGCTTATGCTTTATATTGAAAGTGATACGAGTACATTGTACTAGTCCGTTATCAGAGGTGTGTGCAATGAAAGTATATGATGATGATTAAACTATCTACGATTTGGATCTGacttttttttcgtatttttctgtCCCAGTAAATAGTGACGTAGTTTCAGGTCGCATTTCCGGAATATTATTTGTTCTTTGGAATCAAAAAATCTAGATTATAAAATCGAATTAGCATCATCAATTCCGGTTATAAAGATAACATGCGCTTATAACCGAATTACCCATTATATCAATCCCCTTTTCATGCTTACTATTATTTGGCCAATAATATCATTCAGCTGAACGGTTTCAAATATTGCTGTTGTTTTTCGATGTTAGAAAGGTAACAAGGTAATAATGTCATACGTAGCTTATCTGCTTCTAAGAGCCCCCAATTTACTCTGAAAACTCGAAATAACCGACATATAAAGGCAATATGTGCCCATTATTTCCTCACTATTTCTCAAAATTCCCCGTTGCAACGATGTCCTCACCAACTCTTTTGTTGATGTTGCTTGGTCTTACGACGTACGGTTTCGGACAGGACTTAAAGTGTGCATCGagtactaaatattacatcccAAACGTTACCGTAAGTTGTTGCAAAAACATTCAAGAAACCCTTTCACCTTAAGGTTTATTTTTCCCACCCCTAATTTTCCTCCGGATTAGGGCAACTGGTTCCAAGCGACCGAGTATTGCAACTCGATCGGAATGCGCCTGGCAGTGATAACGAACGCCCAGGATAATACCGTCGTGGTTGAGTTGGCTAAAGCGGACAGCAAATACAAGCCGGCCGTTTGGATCGGTGGAAGTGATCTCGGCCGGGAAGGTGAGTTCTACTGGCAACCAACGGGGGCAAAGTTCAGCTACACCAACTGGAACGCGACACAGCCGGACGATATGGGAAACGAGAATTGTGTGGAAATTAGAGCCGAATTCGCCTACAATTGGAACGATCACAGATGCGAGCTGGTGCAGCATTTCGTGTGCGAAAACATCGAACCGAATAGAGTGACGGTACTGTTTTGAAGTTGATCTACACGATGCTTTGggtgaaaaataaaacagattttatcATAATATTGTAATAGTTTTGGACAAAATGCCAAGGTTGGTGATTTTCACATACATTCACAATAAGACAGTACGAATGTGTCATCGTCTGAAGTTGTTTATGTTTTCCTCAGATTTGAAACAAGAACTTAACTTAATGTTGAACACAGTGTAAAATCACAGTAGGCATTTGTTGACAGAACAAGTTCATTGGTTTACATTATGGCGTCACCGGAAACCAGCGCGTCGCGAATCGATCCAGAAAGTGGTAGAAAACATCCTAAGACTCATTCCAATGTTGTGGCTCATTTTAAAACGGAACCCAGAATTGTCCTCGAGAACTGAGGCGAAAATGGTAAGAGTTTTGCAACCTTATGTCcagaaagcaaagcaaaaaagaGAGCTTATCTGAGAAACTGCAGCTAAAGAGAAACAAGTATCGCCCGGTTGCTTCGATTGCCTATCGAATCACTATGCAGTGCAGCTGCTCCGGAAGTTGAGAAAACTCATGTTTCGAATCCACCATGAATGCCAAGCCAACTGCCAAGCATTATTATAAATGAGTGAACTTAGCGCTGGCTGCCAGCAAACACCAAAACGTGCACACCAACTCCGTTACTCCGTTAAGGAGTTCGTACGCATCCCAAACGACTACCTAATTCCACGGCAATGGAAAGAGCAGAACGAGACAAAAACAAGAGGCCTCTCGATGCATCATCCGATGCCATCCCTGCCGCAGTTGATCGAGCGAGCGATCGAGCCACAATCATGGGTATGTACGTTGTTACCCGTTTGGTATGTCGGTCGGAATTAATGAAGCATGTTGATGGACCTGaaaattaaagcaaatttaaataaattaaataatcaCATAAAATTTATTATCAGTTGTACTGCATGGCTCGGCGGCTCGGTAAGCGAAGGCAGCCGAGCAACCGAATGCATTGGACAAAGCGATTACCTGGCAAGTGTTGCAACAGCAGTGCAGTGTGGTGCTGCTTGGAATGGTGATGATATGCGGCTTAAGAGAGGAAACAAATTTATCCGTCCGCCGTCTGTCAACGGGCCAGGAATCTGACAGCAACAATTCGCAAAATCTCCCCATCTCGGTGCTTTCCCCTTCCTTCCGGAGGGTGCCAACGCTGctggtcagtcagtcagtcagccagtcagtcaTTCAGGCAGTAAGTCAGTTGCAAGCGAGAGACACAAATGGATTATTACCGACATACCGACGACCGATGAAGCGTTCGTGTCGAATTTCAAAATTAAATCGtagaatattttattattaattatGGAATTATTTCAACCTGATTCCAGTGCTACTCGAAAGAACCGAAGCaacaacgaaaaaaagaaagaactcGTTCTGCTGAAGGATAGCATATTAAGGAAAAAGATTATTTAAAGCTCTTCGCTGACCAAGGAACaccgccggccggccggccgaccGACCTACCCACGTTCCTCGGTCGGTCGACGATTTCTGCTTTTAGGCTTTATCGCTAATGGTGATATAATTTTGCTGCTTCTGCTGTACGCCGCCGCTGCCGTTGCTGTGCCCATCGCCGTCGCCGGAGCGTGAAGAGTCGAAGCAATGCGAAGCACAGCACATCAGCCGCTGGCCCGACC harbors:
- the LOC128740964 gene encoding perlucin-like protein, whose protein sequence is MSSPTLLLMLLGLTTYGFGQDLKCASSTKYYIPNVTGNWFQATEYCNSIGMRLAVITNAQDNTVVVELAKADSKYKPAVWIGGSDLGREGEFYWQPTGAKFSYTNWNATQPDDMGNENCVEIRAEFAYNWNDHRCELVQHFVCENIEPNRVTVLF